Within the Eucalyptus grandis isolate ANBG69807.140 chromosome 1, ASM1654582v1, whole genome shotgun sequence genome, the region TGCCCCTTTGTCctactctttctttctttcttgtttttttttaatcttctcaATTATTAGGTTCGATTTCTTTCTTGCAGTTACCTGAAAGGATCTTCAAGAACTTGGACGCCATTACAATGATTCTCCGCTTCACAGCTCCTTTTCCCATGCTTGCCTACCCCATCTATCTTGTGAGTGTTCGACACGTGGCTCCCCAAGATGATCTTTTTCTTGTTGCTCATTCTGAATCAACACCGTTAAagcaagaaaaaggagagaaaagcaATGTCCTACAAAGAGCTTTTCGGATCGCCTTACTTTATTCCTGACGTGATAGATCATAGACCCAACTTTCATTGAATCACCGTTCGAATCGGACATAAATCCACCTTTTCATGGAGGAATTATTGCTATTGGCCAAAAACAAAATGGAGGAATTATTGCTTGCATTGAATGGTAGAGGCCGAGTTTCGAGCTTAGTTTATTCCATCTAAGATTCGATGCCTCACCATCCATTCGTGATCTCAAGACAGGCGTAATCACTCGGGGTAATGATGATTCAGATTTGACTTTTGCGATTATGATTGGCTGAAGTCAATTCCTGTTCCTCTAGCTAGCAAGATTGCTCATGGAAACTTCATATGCTACTTCAGAGTTCTAATCCTAAATTTCCTCGGAGAATtcggaaatagaaaaactattcttgaattttgaaagatagttaaaaagtgaaatttcGAATGGGAGAAAGGGGTCGTCAagaattgagattttcatggccTGACATAGTATTAATTTCACAGTGGATTAGGAGTCCAGGGAAAAGAGGGTCACACTTCCACCCAGAGAGCGACTTGTTCGTGGCAAGTGAGAGGAAAGATGTGATCACATCTACAGTGTGTTGGGCGGCCATGGTGGGCCTACTTGTGGGATTGTCCGTCGTGATGGGTCCTCTCCAGTTGCTCAAGCTCTATGGCATCCCTTACTGGGTAATCCctctttcttcatcatcaattttGCTAATGGTTCGGTTTAACAACTCCGGATTTGAAAACTCCGCATGTTAAGCGACGTGGCAGACTTTTATTTTGATGTTTAACATGACCTAGTTGTTTAAAGTTCTACTTACGGCTCACTGTATCAGTCCATATATGAGTTTTGTACATCAGTCTTGGCATTTCCTAGCATTCGACAAATTCTGACTAGAGTGTGTTTCCAATTATTGTTCGTTTTATCAGATTTTTGTGATGTGGCTGGACTTTGTGACTTACCTCCATCACCATGGGCATGAAGACAAACTTCCTTGGTACCGCGGAAAGGTAATGTCATTCAATGAAAGAAGACATTTTCCACCTCCCTTTTGTCGTTTTGGAACAAAACTTTATTGCAAGAAATTGAAGGTtgtctcttttgctttttctgtttTAAGGAATGGAGTTACTTAAGAGGTGGGCTCACCACGCTTGATCGGGACTATGGGTGGATCAACAATATTCAGCACGATATCGGAACTCACGTCATACACCATCTTTTCCCTCAAATCCCTCACTATCACTTGATCGAAGCTGTGAGTTACATATATTTTCCCTCTTTTGGGTCAACAAAAATTGACCCCCGCCTTGATCGCTAAAAATGAAAGCTTTGTTGCTTTGACACAAGTCTCGTGAGAAAATTTGAAGTAGGTCCATCCCGTCCCTATTTGTGTCAGGCTAgataagatatatatatatatatatatgaagtgttcaattttgataataataGCGTTTCTTGATAAATCTCTGAGACGTGCCCTTTTTCTTTGTGATGATGCAGACGGAAGCGGCAAAGCCTGTACTCGGGAAATATTATCGAGAGCCGAAGAAGTCGAGCCCGTTGCCCTTCCATTTGATTGGGATGTTAATACGAAGTTTGAAGAGAGATCACTACGTCAGCGACACCGGGGAGGTTGTCTACTACCAAACTGACCCTAAACTTGGTGGTGGTGGCTCTTCTAGCTCGGATGCTAAGTAAGAAGGCTTCCAATGCAGCATTTGAACAGACACTTCAATCATTATAGAAGCCTAACTCTTGACACTTCGATGAAGCTTCGTATCAGATAGATCTCACTAGTTTCACTTGGTTGAAGAAGCTGCAGGGCAAGCCAACTTTCGTGCCAATACAGAAGCCACTAGAGAGATCATGATTGATATATACGGAACGCTAAACTCTATGATCTAGCTTCTGCTTGTAATATGTAAAGCAAGAAGTTGTAAATTTACATTTGAAGAGGAATAACTCGTCTCCTCATCATGTTTTATCTTGTGTCAAGAATGTCTAGAGATGACGATGAACATTATTTTCatttctccctccctcttccACTACAATCATACAAATCAAACTTATCTAAGAGGCCTCGGATGACTGGGGGTGTCAACTCGGTCAACATCGGATTTACTTTTCTTCGATATCAACATACATTGATGCGGAAATGTGTCAATCAGCATTATTGGTCATTTGGTACCGTTTTTTCAACGACTTCAATTATCGTGAAAATGAGTGCTAAAACTTCTACGTGGTATTTGCAAAACACCTTGCAATCGAAGGCCATAGAATTTCCACGACTGCACGGTAATAGTTTCAAGATATATATACGTACAAtacttcacaaaaaaattgtaacaGGGTTATAAAATAACATAGTTATTGAAGAATTCATATTGAGACATCATGCGTATCTTGATTGGACCCTGAATTACTAATTGGGTGCATCCAACACTAGTCTGAtagccttcttttcttttttcttttttttttgtttttttgtttttttttgcgTCGAAGTCTGATAGCCTTCTTAAGATGTTATAAGCTCCCttgaaattgaagtccaaattcCTGGAAATGATTCAACTGCTTGAATGCATTTTCGAAGTTGCCCAAGTTTATCTTCTATTAAACAGTTAACGAAAAACTACTTCCCACACGTGACATCAAAACGCGCGATTACTTCTCAAGAAATTGATGCTGAAAATGTGTCGTGCGCTTATTTCATACAAACGCACACGTTTTTTATCCTGCTAATTTGTTTCTTAACTCGCTAAGCCAACCCATAGGGTTTTCTCAAAACTATCCTAATGTCGATGCTACAAAAAAAAGCTGTTCACACAAGAACTGACTACTTATAACGGAACGAAACCAAAGACTCGCTGCATACACTCAATCATTGGGATGTGAACACcacaagtgccaaaacttagtataggaaaaatttcaaaagtatattaaaaaattggaaaaaaaaatgcagtacttaaaaaaaaaattatattccttACCAAAGAAAAATAGTGAGAAATTTAGATCAAACTACTGATATGGCATTTTTTTggctacttttttatttttattttattgatgtggcatttaaaaaaaaaactatccaCATGACGATATAAGccctcaaaattaatttttaatatacatattaattaaaataatttttgaaaaaggaagccATAGCTTGGCGAGGCCGTCCACAGCCCTCGCCATCACCACCACATCATTGCCAAAAAAGGTTGACAATGGTGCAGGCCCTCACTAGCGGTTGGCTAAGGTTGTCGGCCACTACCCAAGGCTTGGCGCGACTGTGGCTGACTCTTGCCTCATTGTTGCCGGCCCATTCCAGTGATGGTGGGGGTAGCTGCGGTGAGGGCTATGGAGGCCCTTGCCGAACGCTGCTGCCTCCCCctttctaaaataatttagttattaatttatttaaattaataaatttaggagcaaaacgatgtcgttttgtatGTTCATTGTTGAGTAAGCATTCTGGCAAGTCACATAcccacttatattattaaaataagccACGTTAAATTTCTGGCTACTCTCGCTggcattggcacttaagtgtttcatttttttttttaaagtgacacTTTagtgtactttttgaaagttttggcacttcaaTATCTACTCGTGCCAAATTTTGGTACTTGCGGTATACTTGTCCCCTCAATCATCAGACAACAATTCGCTCATTCTTCAAGTTCGCACAACAAAAGCTTGTTCCATTTCAGTGAACAAAAGTTGGTGGTGATAGACCCGAAGAGCGATTCTACCAGTCATCAATTTGAATCGTCGTCGCTGACGACTCATCAGGATGCTCCATCCAATTGGATTACCACGCGTCTCTCTTGTTGACCGGGGTGAGCGCCCCATTGTGGGTCTCACCAATCAATGAACAAGATGACAAAgtagagaagagaaaactaaATGGGGTCATCAacgaggaaggaggaagagtAGGAGGAAAGGAGTTCTTTGACCCTGGGGCCGCACCACCATTCAAGTTGGCGAACATGAGGGCAACGATACTAACGCACTGCTAGATGAAGCACCCATGGAGTTGaaaaaatatggcttcaaatAAGGTAGAATAATGAAGTCGGATTTATAGATcaatcaagtcggactttgaggcgtgatatcatttttttttaaggatttatttgctctacaatgttgctaatggtcatcgACAAATTTCCTCAAGGATATAgtaaagtctcaaatgagaatactagataacaattttagtatttttctaaGATCTCtttaggaaacaattgaaaaagatgGCCGTATatcttttgaatgaaaatgaaaataggaagaggaagatcatgATAAATGCTTAAAAGTTCTGCAAAGAATTGAACAAAACTGTTGAATAAACATATTTGAATGGATACAACATTTCAAAGATAAAGAAGTTATATCCAAACAAACATAACTTTTCAAAGGTTGTAAGAGTGCCTAATAACCATtaggcaaaaataataaattcaaaattaaataattaaaaaaaaaccatcacTCTATTGTGAACAATCACATTGTTTCAATAGGACACAATagttattttataattattaattttaattttaattaaaaaataatgataattgattagtgccaaatctcgtacacgtgcgcactcacatcttttttATGTGAGacaaggtgttggagaaaacttccttgtgtgttttgaagctgacaaaacgtttccatcagtctagtctgaagtcttgcagactctttagtcaaagtctgaagattgccaaaccgccagactcaagatttagagtctatcctcattaacagtttctaaaccgtcgaagaagacttatccagaattgagtatcttgttaaggatttgattctatcgactaaagaagatctctcggctggagATAGCAACTTGGAATCTGTTATAcgttttaatttcaattcgggtaatttagatccgttgattgatgAAGCatatttggaaggttctacttatggaaacctagatctagattgtatgggcgagcatgattggtgggttatcattatatttcttaaataactcaaaatcttcataattgattatgtctaatgggtagattgaaaaagtgccaacgggtatgaaggcatggaggagtatataaggaaggcGTTCCTGTTATTTGAGTGTGTGTGCGATAGaataattctaaagtctgaagctccttattctttgtcaaattcaattattgagcgaaaacttgtacTTAAAAGAGCATTTATATTTccgtgagaccttgaggaagtataGCAAAGTTTCTACACCGTGAAATCAAGGAAGTGCTATATTGTatcaactcttttgattcttagtgaaatccagccggtaggctgtcagtgtggaagagtggacgtaggcttggatcaaACCAAActactataaaccctgtgtttttattcttttccctaagctctttactttgatcgcaacaatatttgtttgttaaagtctaattttcttttcataatctattgctgaaCAAAGTCAGtttaaaagtgaaattatgatCTTTAttatgcaaaatttgttttcgcacctattcaccccctgtaggtgctcatactagctttctcaattggtatcagagtttgtgtactcatttaaattgaagtgtttttacttcaaagttaacGATCCATGGTTAGTATATTGGCTCCAGGTCTAGTTGAAGGGTAGAGCAATACCAAActgccttattttgatggaaatgaatacaacatatagaaaaacaagatgaaggcattcctaagatcaaaggtgttggagaaaatttccttgagtgtttggaagttgacaaaacgttttcatcagtctagtctgaagacttataaactctttcatcaaagtctgaagacctccggactgctagactcaagactcaaagtctatcctcattgatagtttctagactgtcgaagaaggcttatccaaaactaagtatttcgttaaggatttgattctatcgactgaagaagatatCTTGGTTGGATATAGTATGTTAGAAtctattattcaaattgagattgattcaaggATTTTGGATTCGTTGAATGgaaaagtatacttggaaggttctacttatgaaaacctagatcctaattgtatgggcgagcaggattgatgggctattgtcatattcctaaaataactcgaaatcttcataattgattctatccaacgggtagattgtaAGAactcttttggtaagtgccaacgggtgtgatggcatgaaggagtatataaggaagacgttccagttgttcgagtgtgtgcgcgatagaagaattccaaagtctgaagctccttgttcttagtcaatccaattgttgagcgaaatcttgtatgcaaaagagagtttatatatttgtgagaccttgagaaagtgtaatagagtttctacactgtggaatcaaggaagagctttactctaacaactcttttgattcatagtgaaatccagccggtgggctgtcagtgtggaagagtggacgtaggcttggattaagccgagccactataaatcttgtgttcttattctcttccctaagctcttttactttgatcataactcaatttgtttacaagagtctaatttcattttcataatctattgttgattagagtTACACACGTCTCtctgaaaatttgtttttgcacctattcaccccctttaagtgctcgtactagctttcacaaaaggatcctttggaatgggacgtgatagacaaatgaatcattcctaaagctgcaacaatctcagaaagaggaaaataagctgttgagtctagtgaaatgactcaagaagagataaccaagagacaagctcttgatgcaaaagcaatttattccttatattgtgcattatcttctactgaatataacataatatcttcttgtgaaacagctaaagaagtctggaaTAGATTGCACAtaacctatgaaggaaccgatcgagtgaaagaaaccaaaatcaatattctgctcggtcaatatgaagcattcatgatgaaaccaggagaatctattactgacatatttagtcattttacagaaatagTGAATAGTCTTGAGTATCAAAGTCAACTAATCTCTAGACCCATGAAGGTCAACAAGCTACTGTGTGGGCTTTTCAAAGATTGGAACCACATTAAAACCttaataagagagacacaaagaattatgccactcttTGTTGaagaattggttggcactcttcaattttatgaagttgagcaaatcaacgaagatgaagatcccaaagataagaaatccattgcattaaaatctaatgatgattctgatgtcacagattctgaagatgatatggacgatgaagagcttgctctcatgataagaaggttaaGAAAACTgaataaaaatggaagaagattcaatccaaagaaacaaagttctcaaaagctacaaaataaatcagctgaggatgatgaatccaacaaggatatagtctgctttgaatgcaagaaaaagggacacatcagacccaactgtcatTTACTGAAGAGAAATAAAGTAAAAACTGAGAAATATTGAAAaacacttaaagcagaaacctagAGTGACACtaaatgtgaggaaagtgatgatgattatactaatatttgtctcatggcacaatcagactcagattcagactctgAGAAAAACttagactcagacagtgaaattgaggtaagtaatttaaaaattcctactaaagtttctaaatatattgataaattgtgtcttaatctcaaaacctctctcaagaggatttccgaacttaaaaaggaaaattttgcactaaagcaacaggaaattgtttggaaagaaaatgtcgaaagtttagacaaaagtgttattactttaaaagaaaatatagataatctttcaaaagaaaatgcattcttgaaaaatggtatctcatttatttctaaaaggttttctataggatttgagaaactggaaaaaattatttctgcacaaagaccttacttcaacaaatcaggtttgggaatgactgttgaaatcatttctctaattgattttcctaaggtaaatgaaagaaataaataaagacctacaaaagattcttacaaaaatcatttccaaaaagtttttgtaaaacttgtaggccgcagtgctcttaaatgttctaagtgtaacagctcagaacactttgagaaagaatgtcctatggtttggaaacttatgaagaaggtttgggcaaagactgtatatcacactaactccactggacccaagaaaatatgggtactaaagaaagcttgagtttcttttttaaatataggtcactatcaagaaaaaggttaaatggtacttggatagtggatgctcgagacatatgacaggagattcaaactgctttataaagcttgtgcaagttaatggtggaagagtttcttttggaggaaatagcaaagaaagaattgtgggatacgaaACTGTAAATATTGGAAGTCTGACGATCAGTAACGTTTctttagtagaaggactcaactacaacttgctgagtattagtcagctgtgcgacactggtttcaaaatcaactttcaagaaggaatatgtttaggaaccagtaaagactcctctcagacttttacgggggcgaagacatgggaatatctatctcttggatattaaaccagaaaaatcccaatgtctaatctcaattcaagaataAGCAAATCTATGGCACATAAAGCTTgtgcacatcaacatgaagcacatagccaagatctctacaaagaagcttgttcgtggacttcccaatctgacataccaaaagtctgacctatgtacaccatgcattttgggaaaacaagtaagaaattcattcaaatcaataaatcaagtgTCCACTAATCGTGTTCtacagctcttgcatatggatctgtTTAGACCAACCAAAACttagagcattggaggtaagaaatattgcctagtaattgtggatgattattcacgattcacttgagTATattttctggcaagtaagtttgaaaccttttcttattttttaaaattaagaaaattcaaaatgagaaagggtatgttatttccaGTATACGGACATACCAtgaaggtgagtttgaaaatcaagattttgctaaattttgtgatgaatttggtttttagcatgtattctcctctccttatactccaaagcaaaatggagttgtggaaatgaagaatagatctttgcaagaaatggctagaactcttctaattgaaagtaacatttcgtctcgtttttgggctgaagcaatttctatagcatgctatattattaagagagtcttcttaaggcctattctggagaaaactccttatgagttgttcaaaggaaagaagccaattgtttcctatttttgtgtatttggatgcaaatgttttatattgaaaaatgcaaatgatcgaattggtaagtttgaagaaaaatcagacgaaggcatctttcttggatattcaaccaccagcaaagcctacagaatatacaacaaaaagacccAATCTGTgaaggaatcaatgaatgttaaatttcaagaccttacgcaaaatcaatcgattcagactcaaactGAAGAacctgaacctgctccagactctacaaagtctaaatctacGAAGCGCTCGAGACttgaagaccagcaacaaatgaacGTTGAAGAATCatatgaagaaaatgatcaacagtataacaaatcaaccagcaactggaagcacaagtctagtcatcctaaagaactcattattggtgacattaatgaggGAATTTGTACAaaatccaaaaggcgtgaagagtctagtgccgtggctcttatttctaaaatagaacccaagagcatagaagaaactttaactgatgaaagctggattgaagctatgcaagaagaacttaggcaattcagtatcactgatgtttgggaattgaatcctaaaccgaaaagtaaatctatcatttgagctaaatgggttttcaggaataagataaatgagaaaggaaaagtcgtaaggaacaaagcaagactcatggccaaaggatatacacaagaagaagggataggctatgatgagacctacgcaccagtagcaaggttaaaAGTAATTAgactattacttgcttttgcttgttataagaatttcgggttatttcaaatggacgtcaaaagtgctttcctaaatggatttatccaagaggaagtctatgtgaaacaacctcctagttttgaagacccaaggaaaccagactctgtattcagactaaaaaatgtgccatatggtttaaagcaagcacctcgagcttggtatgacagactaagtaagtttttaatccaaaatagCTTTGTTAAAGGTCAAGTAGCTACtatgtttatcaaaagagaaaacaaaaacttcttgcttgttcaaatttatgttgatgatattattttcggatctcctaatgaaaatttgtgcaagaaattctctaagactatgcaggatgaatttgaaatgagcatgatgggtgaactatcattctttctcggacttcaaGTAAGACAATCGAAGgagggaattttcattcaccaagaaaaatatgctaaagaacttgtgaaaaattttggcttggagaattgcaaaaagattggcataccaatgtcaagttcttcgaagctagacaaagatgaaggaggaaagaaaattgaccagaagttatacaggagtatcattggttcacttctttatcttactgttcttagacctgacattctgtttagtgtttgtatttgtgctagatttcaatcaaatcccaaagaatctcatttaagtgctgcaaaatgcatcatcaaatacgttgcatctacttcaaatttaggtctctggtatcctaaagaaggagactttactcttcttggatattcagacgcagacctaacatgatgcagagttgataggaaGAGCACCTCGGACACTTGTTAATTGCTTGGAAAcaagacagtatcttggttcttGAGGAAGTAAAGTACTGTAGCTCTatctacagcagaagcataaTATGTGGCTCTTGAAAGTTGTTGCTCACAAATTCTGtgaataaaacaacagctaagagactttggaattgaagattcatacactaagatcaaatgtgataacaccagcgcaattaatctcaccaagaatccaattcttcactcaagagcaaagcatatagagatttgacatcatttcattagagatcatgtccaaaatggagaagtctcgattcagtttattgactcaaagaatcaactagcggacatcttcacaaagcctttggagaaaagtcaatttgagcttattcgttccagactcaatatcttaaagtctgaagaattTCAAACTCTAGGATAAAAGTCTAATGATATTCAGACTCAGAAGATGAAGATcaacgactgtaagttattttcgtttttagaaattcatcttttggataaaatctcgaaaaggcATGATCATCTACTCAGTTTTCGtaattattgcaatcattccttttcgaaaaaggggttatttttgaaaagacagttatccatttttcaaaaaggtaattatttttgaaaaggcattttctattttttcatttttacatcGTTTTGTATGCTTCTTTTTGACTGATTTAtatactgttcatcttcctcaaaaccctaaaagcataGACCTTcgttttcttacttttactctttAGTTTAATCTTCCAAGTTCTCACCTTTATCACGAatcgagtttggaatctctcaaaatcTGTGAGAATGGCATCCcagagaaagtcttcaaggattgcgaataggggaccacagcaaatgcgtgagggtcctacacattttgacctcaccgatGAAGAAGAATCTTCGAGACAAGAGCAGAGCTCACAACATTTTCAACAGcgtcaatctcctcaagctagacctcaAGGTAGTATTCGTAGATCGGAGGAataaatcattgaagatgcagaacccATAAGatctcaaaagcccgcttttatgtATAAGCTTTATTCTGCTTTAAAAAAGGGGAGGGACTCCTTTGAATTATatcgatgaatttttgaaagataaaggGTATTGAAATGAAATCCACTTTTTGCGGACAATTGAACGATTGAAGATTGCTCCTGCGGGATCAACAAATCGAGCATTTGCGAATATTCCTAGTGATCCACATGTTGGAGGTCTTAGTCAGCCTGATGGAAATGATAATGATAAAATGTACACtcaattcaagcctagaatTGGTATTGCAGTAAATGTtcaaagcaaaaggaaagaCTTGTTTCGCTCGGATGAACACATgcgactttactctaagttgctaaaatGAGGGGTGATCAATCCGAGGagtgtagactttgattttcttgattctgtgaatgtgaaattgagagagaaattcACTAAACTTCAGCTTGAGCAATTTTGTTCCGAGACTACTGAGGCATATCCAAAACttactgcttacttctattctaatcttAGTTccttggatgcaaatagattttcgTTTAGTATTCGAGACCAGAACTATGTTGTTGACATGGACGCATTGGCGGATGTGATTGGAGTGGAGTGAGGAGCTTTCCAATCGATTAGTGTGTCTGTTGGTCATGCGACGGTAGAACTTGTTCGGGATGGGATGGTTGAAGGAATAATTTCGTACTTGATGATGAATGCCTCTAACATTTTGCTTcgcaagattgtgatcaattgccttagaCCCAAGTCAACCTCGAAAACAGACGTCTCCAACTtagaagcaaagttgatgtatgccatcaacgctggcaagaaattctctctacctcacacaATCATGTTTCAAATGTACAGAACGATGGCGAAAGACAGAGggcaacttccttactcagggCTTGTTACAAAGCTTTTCAGATGGTTCAATATTAAGCTTCACAGGA harbors:
- the LOC104421444 gene encoding omega-3 fatty acid desaturase, chloroplastic, with the translated sequence MATWVLSQCGLKPLPQTIPRSQLQRTPTKDNRCFPSTHVRTADLKLRPAGRPRGSLLPTRVSAPLRVSPTDEEDDAGERRKQNGVVVSEEGGGGGGGEEFFDPGAAPPFKLADVRAAIPKHCWVKDPWRSMSYVVRDVAVVFGLACGAAYLNSWVVWPLYWAAQGTMFWAFFVLGHDCGHGSFSNDAKLNSVVGHLLHSSILVPYHGWRISHRTHHQNHGHVENDESWHPLPERIFKNLDAITMILRFTAPFPMLAYPIYLWIRSPGKRGSHFHPESDLFVASERKDVITSTVCWAAMVGLLVGLSVVMGPLQLLKLYGIPYWIFVMWLDFVTYLHHHGHEDKLPWYRGKEWSYLRGGLTTLDRDYGWINNIQHDIGTHVIHHLFPQIPHYHLIEATEAAKPVLGKYYREPKKSSPLPFHLIGMLIRSLKRDHYVSDTGEVVYYQTDPKLGGGGSSSSDAK